Genomic segment of Arachis hypogaea cultivar Tifrunner chromosome 16, arahy.Tifrunner.gnm2.J5K5, whole genome shotgun sequence:
GCTCTGTTTCTAGCTAAAACCTTGTATTCAGAGGCCTTTCacttttttcttctatttattgtcATTTTTGGAGTAAGACCTTGGAAGAAGATAGAGCAATAAATATCTCACAAGGGTTTCTAGCCAATTTTCTTCACATTTCAACGTGAATTGaatgtttttcattttattttggtgCTCCTAATAAAATGTTTGCTTTCTaaagaaggaaataaagaaaacaaatacTAATGCTAAGATAACATGTGATGAAACCTCAAAAGGAAATAGAAGTGGAAGAGAAAGAATAACTTACAATCGTGGATGAACTTCCTCAGGGGGTATCAAGTGGACTTGGAGAAGGTGTTCGAAAAGCAGATAATTGTGCATAGTTTCAGCTACAACTTTAGCTACCTACATATCAAGGCAATATTACCACAGAAATAGAAATCTATGACATGTTGAAAAACTCAAGTCAGAACACGGATCACATGAAAGATCTACTACCTCAGGAGACTGAAATTCGATGAACCCAAAATGCCTTGATTTTCCTGTCTATAAAATATAAGAAATAGATATGGTTAGTATCaatcaacaataattaaaaataaaattatcaaaatattttcaatgctGAGCAACTCATACACGCACTAACTATGAGATCattctaaaaaataacaaataaaaaaataagaactaTAATAACAATTTAAGACTAACACCATAGATAGACTAATACAAGTGTGAACAAACACAAACACATGAAAACAAGTTTAGGGAATCATACTTTCTTATTTCTTGCAATTCTCAATCTCTTGACCGTTCCAAATTGTCCAAAAAAACCTACAATTAATTAAGCTTCATTACAAACACATATCTAGgctggaaaaaaaattatataatatggaAAAGGAAATGATGAAACAAGAGTTGCACCTTGCATCTCCTCCTCATAAAACCCATGTGGAATGCGGCCAATATACAACACTGTTGCGGCACTCTCCAAAGGCTTCTGTTCAGGGAGCTTGCGAGCAGGACCACCTTCCAAGGgctaaagcaaaaataaaataaaacaaaataaccaaaaaagaacaaaattagaAGCGATGTCAACATTCATTCACATTCATTCATACCAAATAATCAGGAGCCTCTGATTTGTTGATGGAAGAAGATGATGGCTTGGTAGAAGTAGccttcttcaaactcttcttcataGCTTTCTTTGCCTTGGCCCCCATCTCTCTTACCGAATCCTAAGAGCGAGAAAAGTTGACACTTTCAGAcacttaatagaaaaaaataccgGCAAATTTTAAATAGTAACAAGTTTGCTACTTGTTGAACAGTTTTTTTTCCCCtccaaaagataaaaatataaagactCTTTCCAAAGAACCGAACAGAGCCAAAAACCATAGCTGGAGTACACACCAAAAAAGGGGGAGAGAAAAAAAGCAGAACATAAATTACCAGAAATCAACAACAGCACAACAAAAATGAAGGGCGAAGGGTGGACAAGCTAAGGAGAGGGATGAGAAGCCACTGATAAATGGAAGGGGTTAGGTTTTGGATTCTTAATTTTGTTTATATAGTTTCCTCTCAGAGAAAGGGCATCGATGGACCTGTCAAAAACATTTATGGAGTGTACCCATCACCTATTTCCTTAAAATTGCAAAAGAGCCCTGaaaatttctttttaagtttAATTGGCTGTTGGTATGCAAGCAAGCAAGCAGGCCGTCTCCCACCGCCTATTGGGGCGGTCATATACCTCTACCCTGCCCTACCTAACAGTTGGCTGGCAGTCTTAGCCCtccggtttctttttttttaagaaagaaaTTTACTAAATCCATTAAATATTGAAAAAATCATATAATTTCACAAAGATTTCAATAAAGAAATCTGACTTAGTTAAACCCTAAACCAGCAAAgctcaaagcaaaaaaaaaactgcatcattttttaacaaaaatctgACTTAGTTTTTAAACCCTAAGCCAGTAAAGCTCATTGATTTGAAAATCTAATTAATCATTAAAGGCTAATATTTCAAAATGGGGTAAAGAAAACAACTGCAAGTAGTGTTGTAGACTTTTAGATGGTAGAAAGTATTGTAGATAATTGGAAAAAAATCAATCACTAACATAAACATAACACTATTGACAGGGAAATAATTACTGGTATAAGTCTTCAAAAAAAATGGGTGACTAAAATGAGTGCAGAaccaaaaaaatcaaaagaacatCATAACTACCAATTTATATTGCAGTAAGTCCAAACACAAAAAGAACAAAccaagatataaaaaaaaaaaccataatcGAGCAGAAACTAAAGGCTTCAATTGATGTTAGTCAATAAGAGGTGCATTGGAAATTTGCTTATagtaaaaaaatcaaacagtttcGAGAGAAATACCAGACCTAAGAAAAGACTAACAGCCAGAACAAAATTCAAACACTAACAGAAACAGAACACAAATGAAAAGGTGATAATGACTTATATAGGTCTCAAAAGAAATGAGGAACATAATGGAATTAAGATTACACCACTAACATATGAACATAAAATATTGCAGAACGTCTATATAGAAACcaaacaataaaatattaaaaagataattggGAACAAACTAATGACTTAAATTGAAAATAGTCAAGAATAGGTACATGGCCAACTTGCTTGTACTAAAAAAATCAATCACTGTCGACAGAAATGCAAAAACTAAGAACAAAATAATAGCAGAAACAAAAATACAATCACTAACAGAAACGGAACACGAATGAGACCTTTAGACGAGTGAGGGACGGCGGCGAAGGCACGAAGCAGAGGAATGGGGGAACGCGAGAGCGGCGGATTAGAAGCTAGGAACGCAGCCACAGAGGAATGGAGGGAGAGGTGCGACAGCGTCGGAGAAGAGAGCGAGAGTGCTCGCAGGTGTGGAGGCTGCTATTGTGTGTGTTAGCCTGTTAGGGCATTTAGCGCCACCGAGTAGGGTTTCTTGCAAATCGGGTCGGGTTATGGGTCTGggtatgttttttgttttttgttttttattttttattttttttccaaaaaacaaAGTGTTAGGCCCTCCGGGCTTTTAGCGCCACCGTGTAGGTTTTATCGTAAGGCTTGATTTGGTTAAAAAACTTGTGcgtttgtatttataatttttaaaagataagagtGGTTTTTAAAAAACCTAAGGTTAAGATTTTTAAAGATAACttgttatcaaaattaaaaaatttaatataattttatatattaattaatatttaaatttaatttttatattaatatttaatataatatttttaaaatttaaaaattattttattaaatgcaTTTGTTGTATTTGTGTTTATGgaaagtaatttttaatttaatttagtttaatttaatttactaaacatAGTGCTATAACTTTTTTGATttccatttaaaaatttatctctagatgttctaatttttaaaaagtaaaatttctACTAAATTAAGTTTAAGTTAGAGTGAATTAtgagtttggattttttttttttttttagtttgttttaggcCTAAAAAACAAAATGGCGTGCCCATCGGACAAGCTCATCCCAACCAAGCCTGTAGCTCAAACGGTAGGAGTTAggcaaaattttttaagtttaattattctgttggtatttataattttatcaaatttttaattatatttttatatttttttaatttaattttcatactgtttttaattttataattagataatttctagtataaaaaatgttaaaattaaataaatattttttcacaaataaaagatatttataattaaaaatctaattagatttgactgcaaaatatattttattaattttaatgttttttatatgaaaatgatttaattataaaattaaaaataatataaaaatttaattaaaaaaaatataaaaatttaattaaaaatttgataaaattatagagactaataaaataattaaactaattttttattatgataatCTTAAAGTTTTAGTATGTCTTCCATTTTTTTTATGAGTTAAGTAGGTCAATCTGGCAGATTTCGATCCATTTATCTCTCGTATGTGCAACAAAATTTCTatacatcaagtatttaaaatcaTTAATGTTTAATGTTCCCATAAGATAAGAATTCAAATCCACTTCaccataaatttaaattttgacccAAAGTGGTATGATTTGTTAGAGAAAAATTTGGAATcgggttttaaaaaaaataatatatcaaagagtaaataacaaaaaaaaaagttatgcatacattgttttaatttttaatatttaagttaaattttaatttcatataCAACTTTTATAacgaatattttattttattttattattttaatatcaaatcaCAATAATTactgccaatgagttatagctcaaataacATAGTTTTtccatattcaattaagaggttgtgagttcgagtctcttatctttggtaaaaaaaaaaatcacaacaatTACTACTACaataattataattacaattGTTAATGTTATGTAGAAGAAGATCAAACTCTTAACGTGAAGAAGTTGATACaagtaaaaaaataagaatttaatcatccttaaattaaaataataagacttacatatgatagaaattacaaatttaatgataattaatCACTTACATTGTCatatgataattaaaatttaatgataattaaCAACTTATATTATCACTGAGTAAATTCTTATAATAATCTCTGAGATTCATGCTTTTACCTAATATAgtccttaaaattttaattttataactgTAGTCTCCAGATAGAGCTTAAGACATTATAGTGGTCATTAGACACCTTTTTAGTGATGACTCAATTATGGAAGCACTGATGTAGCATCACGTTGCCATATTGAAGTGTGCAACAGCTAGCTAAACTGACCATATTGCAATTTGGATTCAATTTAGTCCCTCTTCCTCAATTTAACTCTAATGCTTCCAAATCTTCTAAatgttcctttctttttttttccctccttttctgactcttgattttttttttcctcttagcTAGTAAGGTACTTTGGTGTTTGAGTAATCAATAGAAGCTTTAACATCATCTAAACTTTACTCTATGTGGCCTTGTCTTTGTGTTTTACTGTGCCAAATTGTATAAAAATTGacaaatattttgtttttgttactcTTTCTTACACCTTCATTTGTATCTCACTTTTTGTTTCAATTGAATATATAATGACAGAAAATCTTCGCATACAAGCGATTaaggcttacaagccttacaagtCCAATTAACAACTAACGTTCAAAACGCGCTCCTAATGTTACATAGGTTTCACGCGCTATATAACAGAACGcgcgaatatataacttccaattttttaaaagatttcgtTTCTTTCTTCGTTCTCCTTCTTGCCAAAT
This window contains:
- the LOC112755341 gene encoding uncharacterized RNA-binding protein C1827.05c, with the translated sequence MGAKAKKAMKKSLKKATSTKPSSSSINKSEAPDYLPLEGGPARKLPEQKPLESAATVLYIGRIPHGFYEEEMQGFFGQFGTVKRLRIARNKKTGKSRHFGFIEFQSPEVAKVVAETMHNYLLFEHLLQVHLIPPEEVHPRLWRGFNYKHKPIDSVQLERGRHDKERTLEEYNKLVEKIVKRDNKRRKRLEAAGIDYECPAIVGNIHPAPKKIKFED